A genomic region of Macaca thibetana thibetana isolate TM-01 chromosome 14, ASM2454274v1, whole genome shotgun sequence contains the following coding sequences:
- the LOC126935801 gene encoding heterogeneous nuclear ribonucleoprotein A1-like has translation MLTDCVVMRDPNTNHSTGFGFVIYTTVEEVDAAMNARPQKVDGRVVEPKTAVSREDSQRPGTHLTMKKIFKYHIVNGHNYEVRKALSKQEMASAPSSQISRSGSGNFGNGRGGGFGGNDNFGHGGNFRGRVGFGGSHGGGGYGGSADGYNGFGNDGRNFGGGSSYNDFGNYNSRSSNFGPMKGGNFGGRSSCPYDGGGQYLAKP, from the exons ATGCTCACAGACTGTGTGGTAATGAGAGATCCAAACACCAATCACTCCAcgggctttgggtttgtcatatacaCCACTGTGGAGGAGGTGGATGCAGCCATGAATGCAAGGCCACAGAAGGTGGATGGAAGAGTTGTGGAACCAAAGACAGCTGTCTCAAGAGAAGATTCTCAAAGACCAGGTACCCACTTAacaatgaaaaagatattt AAATACCATATTGTGAATGGCCACAACTATGAAGTTAGGAAAGCCCTGTCAAAGCAAGAGATGGCTAGTGCTCCGTCCAGCCAAATAAGTCGAAGTGGTTCTGGAAACTTTGGTAATGGTCGTGGAGGTGGTTTTGGTGGGAATGACAACTTTGGTCATGGAGGAAACTTCCGTGGTCGTGTTGGCTTTGGTGGCAGCCATGGTGGTGGTGGATATGGTGGCAGTGCAGATGGCTATAATGGATTTGGTAATGATGGAAGGAATTTTGGAGGTGGTAGCAGCTACAATGATTTTGGCAATTACAACTCTCGGTCTTCAAATTTTGGGCCTATGAAGGGAGGAAACTTTGGAGGCAGAAGCTCTTGCCCCTATGATGGTGGAGGCCAATACTTAGCCAAACCATGA